In Setaria viridis chromosome 5, Setaria_viridis_v4.0, whole genome shotgun sequence, the genomic stretch ATCTACACGAGTACACAGTCTTATGAAAAAAATGGTTgaatgaaaaaaagagaaacatgCAACAACATGCCGCATGCGCGGCTGCGCGCGGAGCACTAGTCTTCGCCCGGTCGCGGCGGCTCCCGCGGGTGGATCCCGTCACATGCTAGCAGCGCTCGCGACGAGTGCATGGATATCGGTGCAATAAAACTATGGGCTAGTCCCCAACTGCTGTAAGTGAGATGCGTGTGATGGAGACCCAAAATTTAATTTGATGTGCCGGTCTCCCGTCATTATCTTTAGCGAGCATCGATGCATCACCAAATGATGCTAGGATGACTAGATCATCCTCCTAAATCAAATATGTTAGTTGGAATGACTAGATCAAAGCCTTATCTGAGAAGTATTTATAGAAAAGATCAAAGCCTTAACTTTCACAAGAAAAGTATTTATCGAAAGGTGCCTCTTGTAGAGGTGTGCGTCACGGTTGTAAGACGTAGTGAAGTTTAGCCGGTAGCGCGTGTATGTTTCTATGGGTCGAATGTGTCCTGTCTATTTCATGATCGGATAAGAAGAAACGGAACTCGTCTGACATTGGGCACAAAAGGACTCGAGTTTGAAAGTTAGTAGAATTTTTTTGAATCGTAACATCATCTCGCCGACAGATGGTGGTTGTTTTAAAGTTTCAAGATGGTGTagttttaagttttttttaaaaaactttgaAATATGATTTCTAACAAAATTTCTAAGTAATCTTGACCATCGTATCTAGCTCTTTCTGAATACTAGTATAGTTTATTATTGCTTACCGTAAATAAAATATTAAGTTGAGGAATACTCCACTCAAAGTAACGCGGTCACTGTCTTtcaattcaaaagaaaaagtatTTATCGAAAGGTGCAGCTTCTAGAGGTGTGAGTCACGGTTGTAAGACGTAGTGAAGTTTAGCAGGTAGCGCGTGCATGTTTCTATGGGTCGAATGTGTCCTGTCTGTTTCATGTTCGGATAAGAAGAAATGGAACTCGTCTAACATTGGGCACAAAAGGAATCGAGTTTGAAAGTTAGTACTACCTCCGCTCGAATATATATGTCATTTCAGACAAGAAAACTAGCACAAAATAAGCTAGCTTCCTCTGTCTTGTCATCAAATAAAAACGAACGGATGCAGTATAAATTTTTTAGAATCGTAACGTCATCTCGCCGACAGGTGGTGGTTGTTTCAAAGTTTCAAGATGGTGGTAGTttcaagtttttttaaaaaacttttaAATATGATTTGTAACAAAATTCCTAAGTAATCTTGACCATCGTATATTTTTATACTAGTTCttttcgaacactagtatagTTTAGTATTGTTCACCGTAAGAGAGCTTTACATTATTGTCCGAGACAGACAGGATAAAATACCAAGTTGAGGAATACTCCACACATGATAAGGTTAGGCGAATGGTGTCACGCGGTCACTGTCTTTCAATTCAAACCTTAATTACGAAGATAAAATAGCTTTGATGAAATTACAATAATGCAGAACTACCAACTCCCTGAAACATTCTCTTGTGGCGCGCGCTCACACACACATGACAAACCACACCAAACCACTTCTTTTAACGAGGAAACGGCAAGAGCTAGCGCTGTCCATTCACATATTTAGAGAAGCTAAAGATTCTTTTATGGTTAACAATGCCTCTGGCGGCTTTCGAGCGTTACATGGTCGATCGATCAGGTTGGTGTACACCAGCCGCCAGGCCAACTTGTTGCTCTAGTAGAATTAGAAAGAGTAAATACCTATATATGTTTCATTAACCCCGTATATCATTTGGATGTTGGCGTGCATTCGGTTTAAGGAAGAATTAGATGGTGAATGGGCAATCTCTAATCTTAATTTCGAACTTGGCACAGATGGTTTGAACTGATACTCCTAATTTCAGGAGGAGTACGTTGATTCGTCGAACAAAAATCTACAAATGACTCTGTAGTAAAACCCGTTTGGACGGACTAGAACTTCAGTTGATTGGGAACTACGCCTGCTGCTTCGGTCATGGACTGTTTCttcattatttgttaattggTGTATCACTTGTCAAGGATGTAAATAAGTCACGGGGTTAACGTGTCAATCCCATAAATCAATATGTATTTGTTGTAAGAAAGTGTATAAAGGAATAAAGGGCGTAACACCAGAGTACAAAGTGTTAAGAATTCTCTGACTCTTTCTATGTTGACAAGGAGAATACAGCTTTCATAGATGCCTATAAATACTTGCCCTAATGGCACCAATGAACAACACACAACATCGTAGAAAACATGGGACTCTATTCTTCATCACGTGCCCTTCTGGCCTCGACACTACTGCTTTGCTTCTGCATTCTGTTTCTTGGAGTACATGGAGGATCCCGCAGGGTAAGCATGGCTGTTAACACTTCTTTCATCACTAAGTAGAGGAGGTATGCATTAGCTTAGAGACCGTGCATGTTTCTGTAATTTGAATCCCATTCTGCTGCGTCTGCAGCTTTATGTCGTATACCTAGGAGATGTGAAACACGGACACCCAGATGATGTCATCGCTTCGCACCATGATATACTCAGCAATGTTCTTGGGAGGTACGTATCCTCTTTCAGTTGGGCCGTGCTTGTTACTTACTGATTATTTTCAAGAATTCCTTTGAGAAGAATGATGTGCAAACTGATCATGGTTCATCGCCGTACCATTCCTCGAAGATCAGTAGCAATGTCAGCCATCAAGAGATTAATTGTGTTTTCGCGTGTAAATTCCTAAACTTTCAGCATGGAAGATTCTTTGGATTCCATGATTCACAACTACAAGCATGGCTTCTCAGGGTTCGCAGCCATGCTTACCGAAGACCAAGCTAAGCAGCTTGCAGGTCAGGCCTCTCAACCTTCCTGCTCAAACAACGAGGAGCATGTCTCATGCTCCTCAGTTCTCTCGTCGATTTGTTCCACAGCTATCAATGCAAAATCTGTGACGCCTTTGTGCCTTTGTTCTCTGCAGAGTTTCCGGAAGTCATCAGCGTCAAACCCAGCAGAAGGTGCAGGGCAACAACCACTCGAAGCTGGGACTTCCTCGACATGAGCTACCAAATGCCCAATGACCTGCTCAATAAAGGCAGATATGGAGAGGACGTAATCATCGGAGTTATTGATACAGGCATCTGGCCCGAGTCCAGAAGCTTCAGCGACGAAGGGTACGGGCCCGTGCCGTTACGGTGGAAAGGCGTGTGCCAAGTCGGACAGGCCTGGGACAGCAACAACTGCAGTCGTAAGATCATCGGCGCACGGTTCTACAGCGCCGGAGTGCCCGAGGAAGAACTGAAGGTTGACTACCTCTCAGCCAGGGACCTGGACGGCCACGGCACGCACGTGGCCTCCACTGCAGCAGGCTCGGTCGTGGAGGGGGCCAGCTTCCATGGCCTCGCCGCGGGTGTTGCACGAGGCGGCGCGCCCCACGCTCGCATTGCCGTCTATAAAATCTTATGGGGGAGAGACGCCGAAGGAAACGACGCCGCCCTGCTCGCGGCCATCGACGATGCGATACACGACGGAGTGGACGTTCTATCACTGTCAGTTGGTGGTTTCAGCGACAATTCGTTCGGAGCCCTCCACGCGGTTCAGAAGGGGATCACTGTCGTCTACGCGGCCGGGAACGACGGGCCTAGTCCGCAGACTGTTGAGAACACGTCTCCCTGGGTCATCACCGTCGCGGCGAGCAAAATGGATCGGTCGTTTCCGACGGTGATCACCCTGGGAAACAAGCAAAAGATTGTGGTACGGGATACAGACAACAAGCTCTGAAGAGTCACAAGCCTGCCATATGGTTTCTTGCCTTGAGCAAATTCTACTCGTTTTGCAGGGACAATCGCTCTACTACCAAGGGAAGAACTCATCCAGGAGCATTTTCAGAAGTCTTGAAAACGGAGGCCTGTATGTAAAACCATTAAATTTAATTGGTTTTCTGCAAATGCGCCATAAATTCAGAATCTGGCCAGAAAttaaacttttttttccttgtgcGGTCAGGTGCACGGCGGATGATCTAAGTGGTAAAGATTTGAAAGGGAAAACTGTGCTTTGTGCATCACCAAATTCACCAATGGGAGATGGCCCGCTTTTGGTATTCCCACAAGCATTGCGAAACGTACGGAATGGAGGGGGCTCCGGTCTTATCTTCGTTCAGTATACCACCGATGGTCTCAGAGCATGTGAAGGCATTACGTGCGTTATTGTGGACATTGACTATGGTAAAAAGATCAAAGAATACATCAACACCACCAGGTATACCGCTTCCAGAATCCTGATCAGGCCTACACTGCTCATTAGAAGCTCTTGATCATGCTCTGTAACGGCTTCTCAGATAAATTTCTGGTTGTTCTAAGCAGCTCTCCAATCGCAAGGATTGAACCGGCCCGAAGCATTACAGGTAAAGAGATCCTAGCACCAAAAGTGGCAGCATTCTCCTCTAGAGGTCCATCACCCGACTATGCTGATATCATTAAGGTATCAAGAGTTCAATGTAACGCTAGACACTGCGTACTAATAAGCTATGATCTGCCATCTCACTTGGCTCTTGCTTTCTCAACAGCCTGACATAGCTGCACCTGGAGCCAACATCTTAGCAGCACAGGGGAATTCCTACGAAATTAAGTCAGGGACATCAATGGCTACCCCTCATGTAACTGGCATCATCGCACTGCTAAAATCCCTGCATCCAAATTGGTCTCCTGCTGCACTGAAATCGGCCATAGTCACCACAGGTAATTAGACCAACCACAGCTTTTGAAGAGTTTTTAGGGCAATTCGCCAGGTGCATTGCCTTTTCATATTAGCTAGACAGGAATTTTGTACGCTTCATTGGAACTATTGTATTTTTAACAGCTTCAGTTTTAGGAGATAACTTCTAATAAAGTTATGGCTAATTTACTAGGCAATGCGTCTTACCTCTGTTTATTTTTGCACGGTGAAGCATCTGTAACTGATGAACACGACATGCCGATACTGGCGGAAGGGTTGCCTCGAAAGATTGCTGACCCATTCGACTATGGAGGTGGACACATCAACCCTAACAGAGCAGCTGATCCTGGCCTGATTTATGACATCGATCCGAATGTTTACAACTATTTCTTTGGTTGCACCGCCACGAAGACTTCCGCAAGCTGCAATAAAACATCAATACCAGGGTATCTCTTGAACCTGCCATCCATCTCGGTTCCATACCTGAGGTATCCAATTAGCGTATCCAGAACGGTCACAAATGTAGGCGAGGTTGATGCAGTATACCATGCTGCAATTGAAAGCCCAGCTGGAGTCAAGATCGAAGTTGAGCCGTCTGTTCTTGTATTCAATGCTGCAAACAAAATTCATACATTTCAGGTCAAAATATCACCTATGTGGAGGTTACAAGGGGATTACACATTTGGCAGCATTACTTGGTACAATGGTAAAAAAACAGTGCGAATTCCAGTAGCAGCCCGGATCACAATTCATGATTTCTTCGCAGATGTTGCATAACTAGGGCGAAACATGAGATGACATCATATTGTTCTTGTACTTTTTGAAAGACTATCATAGTGTTTTAACTTTTGAGCATTGTATAGAAAACATAAATAATTAAGAAGTGCCCAGATCCATTATGGCCTTACTTGTGTAATCCTTTTTCTTATCGGAATCATATAAACAGCTGCCATTGTTGCAGCAGGTTAAATTTTAATGAAGTTGTTTGTGCTATGCAATCCTAATAACTATGTCAAAATGGAGTTGCTCCTGTACAAGGACTTTTCATTGAAACTATACTTATATTTGTTGTAATAGCTTTCAACTTTTGTATGGAATCAGCCCTATATAAATACTCTCTCCAGTCATAAAAACTTGACACTTGTTGACTTTCTAAAAACTTGACACTTGTTGACTTTCTATTGTCTTCGAGCTAACTTTGACcgatatttttttataaataagTATGAATGTATGATATTATGAAGGTACTTTTAATACATATCTACACATGTGATTTTCTTGTTCCCAAACTAAAACTTAAAAACTATTGACAATCAAAGTTTTTAAAAGTTTAACCAAATTTTGATCAAAGCATCAAGTATTTTGATTGAAGACAACATAATTAATGTGTATATCTTTCACTTTTCTCTCAAATGTTGATGAAAGAGAATTTCTAAGAGTCCACCTTCCGTATTTCTCTAATGTTTAAATTGTTGAGGTACCTCGGTTCATGAGTGGGCCCAAATTGAGACGGCGGAAATGAACAAACTAGGTACAAGTCGAGAGGGGAAAGGTCAAATTTTGCTTTTAAAAGCTGCATGGATGGGTGCAGAGGCACGACAAGATCACCGACGCCTCTTTCTTCTGAGTTGCTCAGTGTTGTAGATGGAAGTTCACCTAAATTTGTCTCCTTCGCATAGGAGGCGTGGATCTTGGCAGTTGCTCCATCCCTCCTCTCATGAGGGGCAAATCCTCCTCCACGACGGTTGTGGGGACCACCCCTTGGGCGTCCACATTTATGCAATTCAGTGCCATTCCCTAGATCATTATCTGGCACCAGCAATAGTTGGAATGATTATCCAAGTAAGAAGTAGAGAAAATAGAAAGAGTTATGACTGTGTCATCTTCACCTTTAGGGAATAGCAAGCAATAATCAAGACACGGCGGAATGACAAAAGGTGGCTCTCTAGAATACTTGGCAAAATAAGTAAGATTGAGTACTTTTGCCAGAAATACTCAGCAAGTATCTTACCGTTGAAAAGTTAATGATATGTAGGGTGAATCAAGGAAAGGTATGCAAAGTGTAACACCATTTGGGCTTTTAAAGGGAAAGtttttataataataataataataatgttgTTTTGACCCTGGAGGGAAAAACAAAGCCTCCCCTGCCAGTTCCCATATTTTAAAGGCAGCGATCGTCGGGATCATGCTTATTTTAGAGGTACGGGCATCCGCTCCTTATACTCTATTTTTAAAAGGGTGTAACTAATGAAAGAGAGCTTTAACCATGTGAGTTCATGACTGAGAACCGTGACTACTTGAATAGATTAATTAACTTTGCAAAGCTTGTACACTTTACCATATGATCGGGTAGATCATACCAAGGCCTTTGACGGTACTACCCTACGAGAGCCATACCCACCAGCGTCCATCTTTGGATGACATCCTCTAGCTCCATCCATGGATAATACTGGAACCTAAACAGGGGTTATTCCATGTCCACTCGTTTGACgcaactggagcaagagtgtcgcTGCCTTACGgattccttgagagttcatgaggaggccgCTAAATCTTTTGCAATTGAGAGGAGCGACCATGAAGTTCTTCAGGAGCGACTGGAGAATCGCTATAGATCTTTGAATCAAagatatcagggtgagtactcgTGGTTGTTGAGTAAGTTTTACTCATAGTCGTAGATTCTGATCTGTGTGTTGTTTGACGCAGAGTTCAAAAGCAAGGAGGCCGCTGCGAGTAGCCAGCTacttgactggagaaatgctCACGACCGGGTAGCCGATGAGGCTACCCGCCTTAGGGCATCACTGGCTGAAACTCAGGCAGCCTATGAGTGTGAGAGGGATAGAAAGGATTGGATGGGAGTGATGCTGGTGTTGGCTATGGTGTCCTGTAGAGGCCATGCTTGAACTGTGGGGAGGCTGGAAAGTgatctccaagagttgactagtgCTGCTCAGGACGTAGTCAACGCTATTGCTCCACCTGAAGATGATGCCGAGCCTCACTCGCTAATCAAGAGACTAAGATCTACCCCGGGTAGAGTTGCTGGACTGTGTAAGACTATCTGCAAGCAAATCCTTGCagtggtcaagtcgtattacccgagggcaaacTTGTCGGCGGCTGGAGATGGAATTGCCcggaactgcacagaggatACCTATacgcagtaccttgaggaggctaAGCCCATTGCGATAAGGATGACCGAGTTCATATCTTTGGAAGAACCCTAGTCATTTGAACTCGTTGTATTTTTTGCCGAACACTTGTACTCAAACTTAGTCATGTAAATCTTGCCCTGAGAAATTCTAATATGATCGATGATCTTTGTTGGTTGACCTCGTAGTCGGGAAAACAAATTCAAGTAACCGAGTAGTCGTAGTATCCGGTATGGTCTTCAATTATTGGAGTTGCTGTTGGGGGTACTGTAGCTATTATTGCCTTGTATTATTGGAGTTGTTGTTGGGGGTACTGTAGCTATTATTGCCTTGTACTTGAGAGGGTGCACGGGTACACTGTTTACTTTTATCCGTGTGCTCAGTGTGGTCACATGCGTGGGGTTAAGGCGTCTGTCTGGCCCTTGTCAGTATTTCAGGTTGCTCGTCACGAGCGAGCAGTAACTGCAAGTAGTTGGCAGTTGTAGCCCTTCGGCTATAAATGAGCTCTTGGGTACTCGATCAGGATCATGCCCTTCAGTATAGCGATGGCTTGCTTcatgttgctgttgtttgatagtagaaAGCTTCCAATGGGCACCccagtgctagaagattcctcgtggattagagccaccttccctccatagattcttacgctcgtagggatagccgtgatgctagaagaatcatcgtaggagggtttgtcgcgtgcctcatcttgcagctcgtgatccgcTGAGTCCGTGCTGGAACTTGCGGGTGAAGGATAATGAGCTCCGCGGTCTTTATCTGGCTCCCTGATTAAAGGTCATGATTCTCGGGCGAACGCAAGCTTGATGATGTCTGGTGCCATCGATCTTGCgtggagaaactcggcgactgcccctacctaacgcgccagctgtcggtattttagaccggcaacctgcctagggagtacccaaggtggtcttttgtgcggtgggtatcgtcgagaatcaaggagtcgatgttgacgcaaggaacacgatttagataggttcaggccgctagatcgcgtaataccctacgtcctgtgtgtagaTTATATTGATCTTGTTTTCTGTTGtttgttgtttggagggggtccctgcccgcccttatatagtcgggggagcagggttacagggcggaTTGTGTACGAGTCCTAGTTGAGTACGtttatagagtcctactctaattcggtagagtagtttccttttgacccgactagtcttagggagtccatgaagcctacgcgctctgcagagtagtcttcatgccgaataggtttcgggtacgttcccttgagtgggaCAAATCTTCCGGTGGAcccaggggtgcctagccaACATAGGGCCAACCATCTCACGGGGTTTCTCCATCACCACCAGATCGAGGCTTCATCACAAGTCTAAGGATGGAAACATAGCCTTTAATCAGGGGGAAGAAGGGAGAGTGAGGAGGTCACCTTGCTTGGTGGCGCGGATGGTGAATGGAGAGCGAGTAAGGTGACTAGGCGAGGCAAGCAAAGGACAATGAGAAAGACAGGCGGTCGTACCGtttcagctccactccaccttTACACCCAAGACGATGGCGGAGGCGCATGCTTGGGTGAGAGCTacaggaggaaggaggaggttTTGCCTAGGAGGAGGGCACTCGTGGGCCTGAGGTGAATTAAGCTTTCCTGAGTTTATGCCCACCAATATTATGGGCTGATATTTCGTGAGTTTCTTCGCGTAATGGAGGCCCAAAGCTATTGCTGTTCCAGCAAAAACTGACTCTTCAAACTAAGCCTTGAACGGAAACGTCATCCTGGTTTAAATGGAGATCTCATCTAAGTCCATGAATTATTAAAGTGATCATCTAGGTCTGCGATCTAATAAAGTGTGATCACGGAGGTCCATGCGTGTCTACGAATGCAATTTTTGCCTACGTGGCGCTGCCAGCGTGGACATGTGAGCTCATAAAGTAAGGTGCCGGTTTTCCATTTCTTGTACACCGCTCCCTTCTATTTTCAGTCTCATAATACATATTATCAATGCCCTAAAATTGAGAAGAATACATCCTCAGTGATAGTAAGAAACTATCCTGAGTACCTCTTAAAGGTAGCTTATTTTGGTATAAATTGGTACATCAAGATGACAATACACAAAGGATATATATATACTGTATAATTGCCTAGTTGGTCACTTCTCACTTGGGGCTATGAGTTTTGAGTATGAGTATTGAGAGAAATAGTACACATATGATGTTCAAAGTAACAGATGCAAAGTAACCCAACTATGCATGCTTCAGGGTCTATGGAACTAAGAGCAAAGTAGCAGACAGCAGAGCAGCAAGCCATCAAATACTATGAGGCGTGAGCACTGAGCAAACAGCGGAGCAATAGGAAGCTGGAGGGTACAAGAGCAATAGGAGATACATTTGTTCACTAACCATCACAGGAGGAGCTCATCTTTGTTATCTAGTACAACTTTGAGCGGATGGCCACGGCAGGGACTGAATCGGCAGACGGACGGCCGGGGCAGAGGAATAGGTGGGCGGCCAAGGCAGGGATGGACGGACAGGGGCAGAACTTGAGGAGGGATGGGATCTGGTGGTAGACTGCGCATGGCCACGGCAGAGACAGGAtccagtggcggcggcgaatGCGGGAGCTCACTCACGCACGGGCAGGAGGTGGCTCGCTCGAGGATGGGGTCAAGAGTAGCAGTGAGGGAGAAGGCGATGCGCTCTGGTGGTTCGGCTACGATGGACGGCGAGACCGCGGGAGTCCAGAAGGTCGTCGGAATGAAGCGCGGAGGTGGGAGGTTGGTGGCAAAGAAGGGAATGGGATCCGGTGGgtcggcggcggttggcggcgAGGGACCGGGAGAGGTCACCGTGTTAGGGATCCCCAAAAAGATAGTCACCCTCAAGGTCGTTACGTTTAGCATATTTCACGTAGCCCCACAAAATAAGTAGCTTCGGGCGAGGGTCCCTAACCTTGGGGGACAAATCTGGCATGAAAGAGTAGTTCTAGCCTCGCCGCCCTGCTAAGAGCTCTGCCTCGAAGCCAAGAGACAATCACCGATCACCAGACAATAACTAAGCTTGCCCTCGAACGCTCAAAGCTAACCCTGAGCGTCGAGTTGTCTGCTGTCTCGTGCAGGGTTGTTGAAACAAGGATCAGGGCGCACGGTTGGCGCCTCTCCGGTGCGAAGTTGGAACGGTCTCAAAGCTCGAGGTTAAAATGGCTTCGGGTCCGAGGTTAAAAACGTGAAGGCGTGATTCGCAGAATCGTCTGAGAGCGCGATTCATGGGGCTGATtggaggcgtgagaagcgtgactcgCTGGAGGAGACCAAGTCGTACAAGTAATCTCCAAATGACCTTCGTGCATAGCATATTCTAAGAATGTAGTGGTTGAATAAGGGTAATTGTGGAATGTAAAGTGTTCTCCGGGATACTATAAAAGTGGAGCCCGACCCTGATGTAAACTGAGGCTCATTTTCTTAAGTTAAACTACGAGTGCTTCCCAACATTATCGTGTCTTAGTCTCCCTAAGACTTATTTTCTAACATTGGCACCCAGCTGAAGACTCGGTCGAGGGCCGCGGTGAAGAAGGGGATGGCATCCGTTGGGTCGGCGGTGAGGAATCTCACCGGAGGGCCTAGCGGCGGCGCGCCAAAGGTCACGACCGCtggatggagagagagaggaatagaatgggagagagagaggcgagGAGGGGTGGTAGGACCCGCAGCGAAGCAATACAGCGTGAAGGAAATGGAAATACACAAAGAGTACCTCAAGAGAGAGAGTGTGGCGTGGATCTAGAGAGGAGAATGGACAGGTGGGAACGCACGTTCCAAACGGTAATTTCGCACCGCGCACGGGGCCCGCCCGAGCCCCTGCCCGTGGTCCATCTAACAAACGCTGCTCTGAACTGATGACGCAGCGGTCCTCATGGTCGCGTGGATGGAGGACGCGTGCTCGGCGACCTCCGTCCCGCTGGGCGTGGCCCAGCAACGTGGCGTCGTCGGCGTCCGCCTCGGCGAGCTGCTCGCACAGGCATCGGGCAACACGTTAGTCTGCCTTCCGCCGCAcggagctcgccggcgctgACCTCGTCGCTGCCTGCTGCTGGATGACCTCACCGGCACCGGCCGCATCGACGTGCTCAACTTCGACATTGGCATGGGCAGTAGCGGCAACAAGAAGGCATCCACGAGCCACGGCAGTGTGTACTTTGTATGTGCAGCATCGATGACACAAATCAAACCCGTGGACTGGAAGCCATCCATTGATAGCAGCAGATGCGCATCAAATCCTATATCCGTGCTCAACTTCGACGGGACGTggagcaccgccgcccgcaTCTACCGCTCTCTGGCCGTGTAGCTCGCCCGTGCGGTCGCCATCGCGCTCACCTGCTTGAGCTGATCCCTCCGCGCCTTGATTTTGCCTGCACTTGCTCCGCTACGCCCTCGATTTCAGTCGCGCCGCAGTGATTTCGCTCCTGTTCCACCTCCGCCACCACAAC encodes the following:
- the LOC117855481 gene encoding subtilisin-like protease SBT3.5, which encodes MGLYSSSRALLASTLLLCFCILFLGVHGGSRRLYVVYLGDVKHGHPDDVIASHHDILSNVLGSMEDSLDSMIHNYKHGFSGFAAMLTEDQAKQLAEFPEVISVKPSRRCRATTTRSWDFLDMSYQMPNDLLNKGRYGEDVIIGVIDTGIWPESRSFSDEGYGPVPLRWKGVCQVGQAWDSNNCSRKIIGARFYSAGVPEEELKVDYLSARDLDGHGTHVASTAAGSVVEGASFHGLAAGVARGGAPHARIAVYKILWGRDAEGNDAALLAAIDDAIHDGVDVLSLSVGGFSDNSFGALHAVQKGITVVYAAGNDGPSPQTVENTSPWVITVAASKMDRSFPTVITLGNKQKIVGQSLYYQGKNSSRSIFRSLENGGLCTADDLSGKDLKGKTVLCASPNSPMGDGPLLVFPQALRNVRNGGGSGLIFVQYTTDGLRACEGITCVIVDIDYGKKIKEYINTTSSPIARIEPARSITGKEILAPKVAAFSSRGPSPDYADIIKPDIAAPGANILAAQGNSYEIKSGTSMATPHVTGIIALLKSLHPNWSPAALKSAIVTTASVTDEHDMPILAEGLPRKIADPFDYGGGHINPNRAADPGLIYDIDPNVYNYFFGCTATKTSASCNKTSIPGYLLNLPSISVPYLRYPISVSRTVTNVGEVDAVYHAAIESPAGVKIEVEPSVLVFNAANKIHTFQVKISPMWRLQGDYTFGSITWYNGKKTVRIPVAARITIHDFFADVA